GACATTCTTTTGTTCTTTTGAAGGGTTTTTTTCCTTCAAAGATTAAAGGAATTCAGAGGTCAAAAGGAAGTGTAAGTGCTTTAGGGAATGCTACTTTCACTATTGTGTAATGGGTTTGGTTGGAAAGTAACTCTCTTAAGGGAAGGATGATGACTTAGTATATGGTATGGAGTAGGGTTCATTTTTGGCTACTTTACGATGTTCTGCTATTGGTTTGCATTTTGGGATGTAGCTCGTTGATGTGCAGTGAGATTGGAGGGATTCATTACTTTGACTGCattttttatttatatgattaattttttttctgcTCTTTAGAAGGCTTGGTTGTTCACCAATTCATTGTAAATTTGTTGTTCTTCGCTTCTAACAatcttcttttattatctaaAAAATACTCTTTTTAGTGATTCTTCGGAGATTGATCAATCTACAAAATAAAACCATTTCAAGCTGACTCGCATAAGCAACTTTCTTAAATTGACTGCAGGAATTAATGCTGTGTTTGGAAGCATGGAGTTGAAGAATTGAATTTAAAATTGGGTCATTGGGCCAAAAATGCAGCAAAGAACTatgctgcatttgggagcatggatttcgggCCTTGAATCTGAATTTGGATGGATTTGAACAAATATTAATACaatttttatattacatcttatctaaaTCCAAGGTCTCTCCAAAAGTGTATTTTTGTTGAATTTCACCACAATTTCAAATCCAAGGCTCCAActccatgctcccaaacgcagCATAACaaggttttgaaaattttcaattaaagagCAAAAAGTCGCCGTGAATAAAAAACTGGAATAAACAAAAAGATTAATTAATCGCGGCAGAGTAGAAGAAGATAAAGTAAAACATAACCTGGCCTCTCTTGCAATTGAAATATGTCTCCCTCAGTCCAACACACTCACTTGATATAGACGGACTCTTCTCTCCAGCACATTCCCTATATGATCGCTTCTCAACCTGCAGAAAAGGAATTAACGTTAATGGACTGGAGAACCAAACGTACAAGAGGTGGGGGAGGAGGAGATACCTGGACACAATCAGTCTCGCTGAGACACTTGACCAGCTCCATAGCAAGCCCCTTGCAAGACTTGGCCATAGGGCTCCTTCTTCCTCTCTGTCCTCTTTGAATTCCCTGTTTAAGAAACAAATCAATTCTCTAATCTATCAGACCAGAACATCTAAGTagccaaaccaaaccaaactcaGTGGTTCTGATGAATATATGGTTGGGTTTTGGTTCCAGCCAGTAAGAACCGTACGGTTCCAATACGATTCTTGAATGGAATCGATCAAACCATAAAACCAAGCCGAACTGAATAGAACTTTAGTGGTGTCAAAAATGAtagaaagaaatttttaaaaattaaaaattaaaaattaaaaattaaaaataagaaatcagtAATaagaataattaatatttataaaacaaaaataaattaaaaacttgatgaaaaagtcaaatatattataaaataaaattacaaaataacataaatttaaaatattataataaaaataaaaattattataattatttacttAGTTGCTACACTTTCACCTTTTACTttgtaataaaaattttattaaatatgacaactgaagaataataaaatatattcaattgtctttataattattttttaaaaaaaattaatatatattttatttaaattattatggtcattttatttaaattctaatttgaaaatgtgtaaaatgaataatttatttaCATACAGAGAATAATATTAGGCCACCAAAATTTATCTTGTTTTAAATTATCGATAGATGGacaaaaatacatttacattttTCCACGGCTCATTCTCTTGGAGTTAATTAGTCAATTCTTAAGTTGAATTTGAGAGTGCATGTTTTATGccttaaatttatatttgtatgaatttaaataaaattaaaaaatataattttgcaCTATATTGCCTAAATCTACACAAATATAAATTTAAGGCATGCAATTTAAGCTTCCAAAATATAAAATtgatgtttttttatttttaaaaaatattaaagctCGTTGATACAATTCCATCTCCACATGTAATTTAACGGATTTAGATCCATCCTATAAAAAAATACTAATCCAAAACATTCTATGCTTCTGTAGTCATCTGATGGGGACCGCGCGTAAGTTGTAGCTACAAGCCTACAGCTCATTTTACTGTGGGTCATAGGCTCATAGCAGCGTTCACTCACCAGCGCTCCAGTCTCCAGGAGTCCAGTGGGGTTTGCTTTGTAGAGAAGAGACTCATACAGCGCAGAAGAGATTGAGGTATTGGGAAACTCTTCAATTATTGTCATGCTGTTGTTGATCTTCTTTTCGCGAGCTGAAACCCCAACATAGAAACGTAAGCATGGGTGTGTTTGTGATGATCAGTGGACCACGACCATTCCTGAATTTCCCAAATCAATAGACCAGGGTAGgatatagaagaagaagaagaagaagaagaagaagaaaaggattagctttgcttcttttttttttataataaggATTAGCTTTGCTTTTATTTATTATTCGATTTATTTTTTTCCTGGTGAACTGTGGCAGCCGTTGCTGTTCTGATAACACTGCCAGCAAATTCCTTTCCTTTGATGTTTCTGCTCTGCAGTTTGCACCAACTTCTTTCTTTTATCTCACACCGATTCCCATGTGGCTTTTGATAAATTAcagtaaaaaaaaatgaacatttCCCTTGCTAGTCCTACAGAACACACGGTTGGCAGAATATCTGTTTCTTCATCATTATAAGATGCTCAGTCTGCTGCAACCTGCCTATTATAACAACCCATAAAATGAATATAGGTCTTAGCAGCTTCTCTCAATGCACAGTATGCAGCACAGCTCAACTTCGGATTAAAAACGTCACTTATTGATACTTGTCGCGGGTATTGTGGCGCATGCTCCTAGTGACTAAGAATTGTTGAACACATGAAATTGTTGATTACTAGTACTGTGACAtgtgattttttatttatatttataattttttcacACATTTCCATTGAACCAAACGAAATACTTTTTATTGGCAGGATTTTTTTTCTTTGCCACAAAGTATGTTCTTTGAAGCATACTGCACAATTTTTCAACTTATTGCATTTTTTTTGGCACATTAAGTGCGGAAATATATATAAAGATCCAGAATTCCCATTAAGTTTGGAACCAGTTTTGATGATAATTTTAGTCATATAGATTGTGCATTCTAGTAATTCTGAACATGCTCAATGATAGTCTTTGGATGTGGCCTAGGGACATACCACCAAAGTTAGAGATTTATATGAATGTAGTAGTGGGGGGTTtttcttgggggggggggggggtcgagGAGGCATTGAGAATGAGAGCTTGGATAGTCAAAAATTGCGAGATACATAGAAGTGGTTATTGCCTAAAACTAGGTGAGATGAGaacataattttattaaaatctaATTGGTCGAACTAGCTAAGAGACAATTTAATTCCCTTTTTCTAGTTGCATGATGCTAAAGTATGCATGTGAGTCTTTAGGAGATCAAGGAAAGAACTTCAATTCTGACAGAATTATTTGGCCCGTATCTTTTAGTGATTTTAAATGAGAAGAATTATACAATGTGCCAAAGAGAGGTAGGTCCTGAAGGAGGGGTTATGACTTCAGATCCATTGGGGGATGCAAGGGATGGCCATGACCCGTAGTGTTTGTTTGTGAAAgtggggtttagtgtttgtttGTGAAAGTGGGGTTTAATCTTGTGAATCCTCTAGGTCAAGCTTTTAAGGTGGTTGTAACTAGTAGGACCTGTGAGTGGAAAAAAGAGGTTGGGAAATGAATTACAAAACTTAGCTTATACTATTAACCTTTGGAGGGAGGGGGCGGTTGTAGAAAGGAAGAGAGGTGGGTGTAGCAAGGTTGGGTTTAGGATGAAGGTGTTGAGGTCAAATGTTAGGTTGGGTGGTGTGGTCAAATGTTGTAAGATTAAGGAGGTTATTTGTAATTGTTCCCTAATATTTTCTTGTTCCAAGAGTCTTAAGTAAGTTTGAACTTTTGGTTGGGTTGCTTGTCAGAAGTATTTGGGACTGTAGATTTCAGACTTGGGTTTGGCTAGCTTCTACAGGCTTGTCCGGGGTTATCTTGGTTATTTAAGACACTAGGTTCGCCagtaaaaattgatttttttggtTGGTTTTTTAGTTTGTTTATTATGCTAGATTTCGAAGGTAAGGGTCATTGGTGGTTCACTTTAATCTTTGGGCCCGATTATCCTTAATTGAGGGGGATGATCTAGGATGAGTTAGTTACAGTCTTTGGTCCTTGCTATCATAATTGGTGCTTAGGGGGTGATTTTAATGTCATACATTCTTCTAATGAGCAATTGGGAGGATCTAGAATCACTTTTAGCATGAGGAGTTTTCATTTATTTATGTGGGAGTATGATTTGAGAGATATTCCTTTGGTTTGTGTCTCATTTCATTTGGTTGCTAATGGTGGTAAGTTTGCCACTACTAGGATTAGTAGATTCTTGCTCACTATGGAATGGGAGAatctttttcaagatttatgCAAGCAATGGCTCCTAGAGTCCTATTTGATCATTGCCCTATAGTGCTTTAGTCAAACCAGGTGAGGCTCTACACTTTG
This window of the Malania oleifera isolate guangnan ecotype guangnan chromosome 6, ASM2987363v1, whole genome shotgun sequence genome carries:
- the LOC131157536 gene encoding uncharacterized protein LOC131157536, which codes for MAKSCKGLAMELVKCLSETDCVQVEKRSYRECAGEKSPSISSECVGLRETYFNCKRGQVDMRARIRGNKGY